The Neochlamydia sp. AcF84 nucleotide sequence TGCGTGAGCATCTTAAAGAGATGGTCTTAGATTACTTAGCTTGTGGTATCGATCCTGCTAAAACCACTATTTATCTTCAATCAGCTACACCGGCCGTTTATGAAATGAATCTTATTTTTGAAATGATGATTTCTTTAAATCGCCTAACAGGCTTACCTAGCTTGAAGGAAATGGCCCGCAATGCCCATATGGATCCTGAGAGTGTGCCCTTTGGTTTGGTAGGATATCCTGTTCTGCAAACGGCCGATATTCTCATGCCCCGTGCCCATGTAGTGCCCGTGGGGAAAGATAATGAAGCCCATGTTGAGCTGGCAAGAGACATAGCTCGTAGATTTAATCAATTGTATGGTGAAGTTTTTCCTATGCCTGAAGCCTCTATCAGTGAGGTACCCACCTTAGTAGGCATTGATAATAAAGGAAAGATGAGCAAATCTGCAGGCAACTGTATCTTTTTGTCAGATGATAAAAAGGCCGTAGAAAAAAAGGTAAAAAGCATGTATACCGATCCTAATAGAATTCATGCTCATCAACCCGGGACAGTGGAAGGAAATCCTGTGTTTACTTTTCATGCAATTTTCAATCAGGATAAAAGCGAAGTTGAAGATTTAAAAAAACGCTATCGTGAGGGCAAGGTGGGGGACGTAGAAGTAAAAGAAAAATTAGCTGTAGCTTTAAATCTTTTCTTAGAGCCTCTACGGGAGCGACGCCAATATTTTGCTGAAGAGAAGGGCTTGGTCGAAGAGATTATTTATGAAGGGACTCAGAAAATGATCGAGGTTTCTAATGCCACTGTAAAAGAAATGCGCAGTGCGATGGGATTAATGGGCAATTGGAATAAAATTTCTCGGATAGCTCGCGAACGTCGTGAAAAAATTGCCTCTCAATCATTATATTCTTAAAATCTTCTGTTTTTGCAGGTTTTAAAAGCTAAATCTGTAATTTCAAGAAGAAATTTATGTCTCTCTCAGCTGTCTCTCTTACTGAAGGGCCTGGTTTTTTAAGAGTATGATTGCCTAAAGGGCGCCTTAAAAGCTTATTATCAGTTTTTTACTTTGCCGAATCAGGTAATAAAGCCACAAGCTTTTGCAGTAAGAGCCTAAAATGCTTTTCAGCCTATTTTTCTTTAACTTAAGATTTAATCTGATTAGATAGCCATCATTTTGCTGAAGGAAGGCTACTGAGCTGCTGATTATCGAGGTTCGTAGTTTGATAAGCTATGCTCTAACTCTATAGATAGAGGGGGCTGATTTCTACTAAATATAAGTTCGTAATATAATATCTTTACCGTTTAATATCTTTAATGCCTATGAAGTGACTCTCTTGAGCAAAAGTGCTTTTTTCAAATACAGAGGGAGGAGGGGTTATTATCTTTTACCAACCCTTTAAAGCTTAAAATAAGGCTTCAAAGCAAATTCAGCCAGAAATGAAAATATGCTTTGTGGCATTCAGAAAAAATGTTATACTTAATTTTTCCTTAAACTTTCTACCTACAAT carries:
- the trpS gene encoding tryptophan--tRNA ligase, translating into MSQNAKKRILTGDRPTGLLHLGHYVGSLKNRVAYQEHYECYLIIADLHMLTTKPTKEDILKMREHLKEMVLDYLACGIDPAKTTIYLQSATPAVYEMNLIFEMMISLNRLTGLPSLKEMARNAHMDPESVPFGLVGYPVLQTADILMPRAHVVPVGKDNEAHVELARDIARRFNQLYGEVFPMPEASISEVPTLVGIDNKGKMSKSAGNCIFLSDDKKAVEKKVKSMYTDPNRIHAHQPGTVEGNPVFTFHAIFNQDKSEVEDLKKRYREGKVGDVEVKEKLAVALNLFLEPLRERRQYFAEEKGLVEEIIYEGTQKMIEVSNATVKEMRSAMGLMGNWNKISRIARERREKIASQSLYS